A genomic window from Triticum urartu cultivar G1812 chromosome 7, Tu2.1, whole genome shotgun sequence includes:
- the LOC125521977 gene encoding uncharacterized protein LOC125521977, with amino-acid sequence MTDQMNAAASLNPRARATLVLAGESFTVSSESGTLSEQLAAMRKRSMVILKEYITKHNAPNDVPDESIEGSSDEEGEALAKTPPKKSKKK; translated from the coding sequence ATGACGGACCAGATGAATGCTGCGGCAAGTCTTAATCCAAGAGCGAGAGCCACCCTGGTTCTCGCTGGGGAATCGTTCACAGTCAGCTCCGAGTCCGGTACCCTGTCGGAGCAGCTGGCGGCAATGAGGAAGAGGAGCATGGTGATACTCAAGGAGTACATTACCAAGCACAACGCTCCGAACGATGTCCCTGATGAATCCATCGAGGGCTCATCTGATGAGGAGGGTGAAGCACTTGCCAAAACCCCGCCAAAGAAATCTAAGAAGAAGTGA